One Camelina sativa cultivar DH55 chromosome 3, Cs, whole genome shotgun sequence genomic window carries:
- the LOC104779279 gene encoding AP2/ERF and B3 domain-containing transcription factor At1g50680-like, with protein MRLSDEPEKPLVVASATKTVTVLGNVKYKGVVQQPNGNWGAQIYADHKRIWLGTFKSAAEAATAYDSASIKLRRFDANSHRNFPRSDVTAYEQEFQDTYELEAVLNMIKDGSYQNKFRDFLKLRSQMVERINDGGSKQVRGEADQESDKCFYRTQQQFQKELTPSDVGKLNRLVIPKKHAVKYLPYINDDPNEKLEEGEIGGAVEDVELVFYDRTMRQWKFKYCYWKSSQSFVFTKGWNSFVKERKLKEKDVISFYICDVSDNVKTLEGQSQDKNFRMIDVRYYSENGSVVPKEVNMKTENFVSSKLKDEETKTEEKKGSFMLFGVMIQCS; from the coding sequence ATGAGACTGAGTGACGAACCAGAAAAACCCCTAGTGGTTGCGTCTGCGACAAAGACGGTTACCGTTCTAGGCAACGTCAAGTACAAAGGAGTGGTTCAGCAGCCGAACGGTAACTGGGGGGCTCAGATCTACGCAGACCACAAAAGGATTTGGCTTGGAACTTTCAAATCCGCTGCTGAAGCGGCCACCGCTTACGATAGCGCATCCATCAAACTCCGGAGATTCGATGCCAACTCGCACCGGAACTTCCCTCGGTCTGATGTCACTGCTTACGAACAGGAATTCCAAGATACCTACGAATTAGAAGCTGTGTTAAACATGATCAAAGACGGTTCTTACCAGAACAAATTCAGAGACTTTCTCAAACTCCGATCTCAGATGGTGGAGCGTATCAACGACGGTGGATCAAAACAAGTCAGAGGAGAAGCAGATCAAGAATCGGACAAGTGCTTCTATCGCACGCAGCAGCAATTTCAGAAGGAGTTGACACCGAGCGATGTAGGGAAACTGAATAGGCTTGTGATACCTAAGAAGCACGCAGTGAAGTATCTGCCTTACATAAACGATGATCCCAACGAGAAATTAGAAGAGGGCGAGATAGGAGGAGCTGTGGAAGATGTGGAGCTTGTGTTTTACGACAGAACAATGAGACAATGGAAGTTTAAGTACTGTTACTGGAAAAGTAGCCAGAGCTTTGTCTTCACCAAAGGTTGGAATAGTTTCGTGAAGGAGAGGAAACTCAAGGAGAAGGATGTCATCAGCTTTTACATATGTGATGTCTCCGACAATGTCAAGACATTAGAAGGTCAAAGTCAAGACAAGAACTTCCGGATGATTGATGTTCGTTACTATTCAGAAAACGGTTCCGTGGTCCCTAAAGAAGTAAACATGAAAACAGAAAACTTCGTTAGCTCCAAGttaaaagatgaagaaaccaaaacagaggagaaaaaaGGAAGCTTTATGCTGTTTGGTGTAATGATCCAATGTTCTTAG
- the LOC104777994 gene encoding ubiquitin thioesterase OTU1 — translation MEGIIVRRVIPSDNSCLFNAIGYVMDKDQKKAPELRQVIAAAVASNKEKYNEAFLGKLNEEYCAWILNPEKWGGAIELSILADYYGREIAAYDIQTSRCDLYGQTRNYNERVMLIYDGLHYDALALSPFEGAEEDFDMTIFPVGKDRSIGSIEGLVLNLVKDQQRKRSYTDTANFTLRCGVCQIGVIGQKEAVEHAQATGHVNFQEYK, via the exons ATGGAAGGAATCATTGTGAGAAGAGTTATACCATCTGACAACAGTTGTCTCTTCAACGCAATTGG CTATGTCATGGACAAGGACCAAAAAAAAGCTCCTGAGCTGAGACAG GTGATAGCAGCAGCAGTTGCAAGCAACAAGGAGAAATATAACGAAGCATTTCTAGGGAAGCTAAATGAAGAGTATTGTGCTTGGATTCTCAATCCGGAGAAGTGGGGAG gTGCGATTGAGCTTTCTATATTAGCAGATTATTATGGTCGAGAAATTGCAGCTTACGATATTCAAACTAGTCGATGTGACTTGTATGGACAg ACGAGAAACTACAACGAAAGAGTTATGCTAATCTATGACGGTCTTCACTACGATGCACTCGCT TTGTCTCCATTTGAAGGAGCTGAGGAAGATTTCGATATGACTATATTTCCAGTTGGTAAAGATAGATCCATCGGGTCAATCGAAGGGCTTGTACTAAATTTAGTAAAGGACCAACAAAg GAAAAGGAGTTACACAGATACTGCAAACTTCACTCTGCGTTGCGGTGTATGCCAAATTGGAGTTATTGGACAAAAG GAAGCGGTGGAGCATGCTCAAGCAACTGGTCACGTTAACTTTCAAGAATACAAATAA
- the LOC104779278 gene encoding AP2/ERF and B3 domain-containing transcription factor At1g50680-like — MRLNYEPEKAQVVTSATKKVAVRGNVKYKGVVQLQNGHWGVQIYTDHKRIWLGTFKSAVEAAMAYDSASIKLGRFDVNSYRNFPRSDVKKHEPEFQDRFTTESLLNIIREGSYQQKFSDFLRSRSKIVAGINRGEADQESNKGFSRTELFQKELTPSDVGKLNRLVIPKRHAVNYMPSISRPKEKEEVEIGEGVEIVVYDRELRQWKFRYCYWKSSQSFVITSGWKSFVREKKLKEKDVISFYTCDVKTLEGQIKNFFMIGVHYSSDNGSVVPEEANMTVHDSSEEKTEKFVSSKLKDEESKTEESKGSFMLFGVRIQCS; from the coding sequence ATGAGACTTAACTACGAACCAGAAAAAGCCCAAGTGGTTACGTCTGCTACAAAGAAGGTTGCCGTTCGAGGCAACGTCAAGTACAAAGGAGTGGTTCAACTGCAGAACGGTCATTGGGGGGTTCAGATCTACACAGACCACAAAAGGATTTGGCTTGGAACTTTCAAATCCGCTGTTGAAGCGGCCATGGCTTACGATAGCGCATCCATCAAACTTGGACGCTTCGATGTCAACTCGTACCGGAACTTCCCTCGGTCTGATGTCAAGAAACACGAACCGGAATTCCAAGATCGCTTCACAACAGAATCTTTGTTGAACATTATCAGAGAAGGATCTTACCAACAAAAATTCAGTGATTTTCTCAGGAGCCGATCTAAGATTGTGGCGGGTATCAACAGAGGAGAAGCAGATCAAGAATCGAACAAGGGTTTCTCTCGCACGGAGCTTTTTCAGAAGGAGTTGACACCGAGCGATGTAGGGAAACTTAATAGGCTTGTGATACCTAAGAGGCACGCTGTGAACTATATGCCTTCCATAAGCAGaccaaaggagaaagaagaggttGAAATAGGGGAAGGTGTGGAGATTGTGGTTTACGACAGAGAATTGAGACAATGGAAATTTAGGTATTGTTACTGGAAAAGTAGCCAGAGCTTTGTCATCACCAGCGGTTGGAAGAGTTTCGTGAGGGAGAAGAAACTCAAGGAGAAGGATGTCATCAGCTTTTACACTTGCGATGTTAAGACATTAGAAGGTCAAATCAAGAACTTCTTTATGATTGGTGTTCATTACTCTTCAGACAACGGTTCCGTGGTCCCTGAGGAAGCAAACATGACGGTTCATGATAGTTCAGaggaaaaaactgaaaaattcGTGAGCTCCAAGTTAAAAGATGAAGAatcaaaaacagaggagagcAAAGGAAGCTTTATGCTGTTTGGTGTAAGGATCCAATGTTCTTag
- the LOC104779280 gene encoding uncharacterized protein LOC104779280: MAKPGLAVPTKIKDSKRFYPYFKDCVGAIDGTHIPAMIAGKETAPYRNRKGQLSQNVLAACNFDLEFIYVLSGWEGLAHDSKVLHDALTRSTNKLKVPEENDVEESGVDKRDDGENNGDEEIHGTQEQQRVHANNWRATIAADMWTDAMNMGHSFGKCKSFTFGKSSCYEFSFMDLTIFLKPT, encoded by the exons ATGGCAAAACCCGGGCTTGCAGTacccacaaaaataaaagacagcAAACGATTTTATCCTTATTTTAAG gATTGTGTGGGAGCTATTGATGGAACACAtatccctgcaatgatagctgGAAAAGAAACAGCTCCTTATCGTAACCGAAAAGGACAATTATCGCAAAATGTTTTAGCTGcatgtaattttgatttagaattcaTATATGTTCTTAGCGGATGGGAAGGTTTAGCTCATGACTCAAAAGTTTTACATGATGCTTTAACAAGAAGCACTAACAAGTTAAAAGTTCCTGAAG AAAACGATGTTGAAGAAAGTGGTGTTGACAAAAGAGATGATGGTGAAAATAATGGAGATGAAGAGATTCATGGtactcaagaacaacaaagagtTCATGCTAATAACTGGAGAGCAACAATAGCTGCAGATATGTGGACCGATGCTATGAATATGGG TCATTCGTTTGGCAAGTGTAAAAGCTTTACTTTTGGAAAGTCCTCTTGTTATGAATTCTCGTTTATGGACTTGACAATCTTCTTAAAACCCActtaa
- the LOC104777993 gene encoding uncharacterized protein LOC104777993 has product MKVTGKPYPTATLPPSELQSKLFTNPPDLRAIQRVTKRRARNPSLTRHRRSGASGGRRSRPETPLLKWKVEDRNKDRGGGVVEDDDYEDAGCNNHDNNNNQVERSETIAPTTRRNDRRKISRPVSVRKLAAGLWRLQVPDASSSGGERKGKEGLGFQGNAGYMGVPYLYHHSDKSSGGQSNKIRQNPSTIATTKNGFLCKLEPSMPFPHSAMEGATKWDPVCMDTMDEVHQIYSNMKRIDQQVNAVSLVSSLEVELEEAHARIDDLESEKRSHKKKLEQFLRKVSEERAAWRSREHEKVRAIIDDMKTDMNREKKTRQRLEIVNHKLVNELADSKLAVKRYMQDYEKERKARELIEEVCDELAKEIGEDKAEIEALKRESMSLREEVDDERRMLQMAEVWREERVQMKLIDAKVALEERYSQMNKLVGDLESFLRSRDIVTDVKEVREAELLRETAASVSIQEIKEFTYEPANPDDIYAVFEEMNGGEAHDREMEKSVAYSPISHGSKVHTVSPDANLNNKKGRHSDAFTHQNGDIEEDDSGWETVSHLEEQGSSYSPDGSIPSVNNNNHHHRDSNASSGGTESLGKVWDETMTPTTEISEVCSIPRRSSKKVSSIAKLWRSSGASNGDRDSNYKVISMEGMNGGRVSNGRKSCAGMVSPDRVSSKGGFSPMMDLVGQWNSSPESANHPHVNRGGMKGCIEWPRGAQKNSLKSKLIEARIESQKVQLKHVLKQKI; this is encoded by the exons ATGAAAGTCACCGGAAAGCCGTATCCGACGGCGACATTACCGCCCTCTGAGCTACAGTCGAAGCTATTCACTAACCCTCCAGATCTCAGGGCTATTCAAAGAGTCACTAAACGCAGAGCAAGGAACCCGAGTTTGACTCGTCACCGAAGATCCGGCGCTTCTGGTGGTAGACGAAGCAGACCTGAGACTCCTCTTTTGAAATGGAAGGTTGAGGATCGGAATAAGGATAGAGGCGGCGGCGTTGTTGAGGACGATGATTACGAGGATGCTGGATGTAATAatcatgataataataataaccagGTTGAGAGGTCTGAGACTATTGCTCCTACTACTCGCCGCAACGATCGGAGGAAAATCTCACGGCCTGTCTCTGTTAGGAAACTCGCCGCCGGTCTATGGAGGTTACAAGTACCTGACGCGAGTTCCAGCGGCGGAGAGAGGAAGGGGAAAGAGGGGTTAGGGTTTCag GGAAATGCTGGGTACATGGGTGTTCCGTATCTTTATCACCATAGTGACAAATCTTCTGGTGGTCAAAGCAACAAGATTAGGCAGAATCCTAGCACTATTGCTACGACGAAAAATGGCTTCTTGTGTAAG CTCGAGCCTTCAATGCCATTTCCCCACTCGGCGATGGAGGGGGCAACAAAATGGGATCCTGTCTGCATGGATACAATGGATGAAGTACATCAAATTTATAGCAACATGAAGCGTATTGATCAACAAGTGAATGCTGTTTCATTGGTTTCTTCCCTTGAAGTAGAGCTGGAGGAAGCACATGCTCGCATTGATGATCTTGAGAGCGAGAAGCGATCTCACAAAAAGAAGCTTGAGCAGTTCTTGAGAAAAGTTAGCGAGGAGAGGGCTGCTTGGCGGAGCAGAGAACATGAGAAGGTCCGAGCAATCATCGATGATATGAAAACTGATATGAACAGGGAGAAGAAAACCCGTCAGAGATTAGAAATCGTGAATCATAAATTAGTCAACGAGCTTGCAGATTCAAAGTTGGCCGTGAAGCGTTACATGCAGGACTATGAAAAGGAAAGGAAGGCAAGAGAATTGATTGAGGAAGTTTGCGATGAACTTGCCAAGGAAATAGGAGAAGATAAAGCTGAGATTGAAGCATTGAAGAGAGAATCCATGAGCCTCAGAGAAGAAGTAGACGATGAAAGAAGAATGCTGCAGATGGCTGAGGTCTGGCGTGAGGAACGTGTCCAGATGAAGCTTATTGACGCCAAAGTAGCACTCGAGGAAAGGTACTCACAAATGAACAAGCTTGTAGGagatttggaatctttcctcaGGTCCAGGGATATCGTTACAGATGTCAAAGAAGTGAGAGAGGCGGAGTTGTTAAGAGAAACTGCTGCATCAGTTAGTATCCAAGAAATCAAGGAGTTTACATATGAGCCTGCAAATCCAGATGATATCTACGCTGTATTTGAAGAAATGAATGGCGGTGAAGCTCATGATAGAGAGATGGAGAAATCTGTTGCTTACAGTCCAATCAGCCACGGTTCTAAAGTTCACACCGTAAGTCCAGATGCCAATTTGAACAACAAGAAAGGTAGACACTCGGATGCTTTTACTCACCAGAATGGCgacattgaagaagatgatagcGGTTGGGAAACAGTGAGCCACCTCGAAGAACAAGGATCAAGTTACTCACCAGATGGGAGCATTCCTTCTGTGAACAACAACAATCACCATCACCGAGACAGCAACGCCTCGAGTGGTGGTACAGAGTCCTTAGGCAAAGTTTGGGATGAGACAATGACTCCAACCACAGAGATAAGTGAAGTGTGTTCCATTCCAAGACGCTCATCCAAAAAGGTTTCATCAATAGCAAAGCTTTGGAGATCATCAGGTGCAAGCAATGGAGACAGAGATAGCAACTACAAGGTAATATCAATGGAAGGTATGAATGGAGGAAGGGTTTCAAATGGGAGGAAATCATGCGCGGGAATGGTGTCACCGGACAGAGTCTCGAGTAAAGGCGGATTCAGCCCAATGATGGATTTGGTTGGACAATGGAACTCTTCACCTGAATCAGCGAATCATCCTCATGTAAACCGAGGAGGAATGAAAGGTTGCATAGAATGGCCTAGAGGTGCACAGAAGAATAGTCTGAAGTCAAAACTCATTGAAGCACGAATCGAAAGCCAAAAGGTTCAGTTGAAGCATGTTCTTAAACAGAAGATTTAA